A section of the Serratia liquefaciens ATCC 27592 genome encodes:
- a CDS encoding TerC family protein, producing MMNTVGTPWLWGSFAAIIVVMLAIDLLLQGRKGAHTMTLKQAASWSLVWVSLSLLFNLGFWYYLNQTAGRAVADTQALAFLTGYLIEKALAVDNVFVWLMLFSYFAVPANLQRRVLIFGVLGAIVLRTIMIFAGSWLVTQFQWLLYLFGAFLLFTGIKMALAKEDDSAIGDKPLVKWLRSHLRMTDNLEGERFFVRRNGLLFATPLVLVLILVELSDVIFAVDSIPAIFAVTTDPFIVLTSNLFAIMGLRAMYFLLANVAERFSMLKYGLSIILMFIGVKMLIIDFFHIPIGVSLGVVAGILTLTLVINAWVNRRNDRLANHKAP from the coding sequence ATGATGAATACCGTTGGCACACCTTGGTTATGGGGCAGCTTTGCCGCCATCATAGTTGTGATGCTCGCAATCGACTTACTGCTGCAAGGCCGCAAAGGCGCACACACCATGACGCTCAAGCAGGCCGCCAGTTGGTCGCTGGTGTGGGTCAGCCTCTCTTTGCTGTTCAACCTGGGCTTCTGGTACTACCTGAACCAAACCGCCGGGCGCGCCGTCGCCGACACCCAGGCGTTGGCCTTCCTCACCGGTTATCTGATCGAAAAAGCGCTGGCGGTCGATAACGTCTTCGTCTGGCTGATGCTGTTCAGTTACTTTGCCGTTCCGGCCAACCTGCAGCGCCGTGTGCTGATCTTTGGCGTACTGGGCGCGATCGTGCTGCGTACTATCATGATTTTCGCCGGCAGCTGGCTGGTGACCCAGTTCCAGTGGTTGCTGTACCTGTTCGGTGCGTTTCTGTTGTTTACCGGTATCAAGATGGCGCTGGCAAAAGAAGATGACTCGGCGATTGGTGACAAGCCGCTGGTGAAATGGCTGCGCAGCCACCTGCGTATGACCGACAACCTGGAAGGTGAACGTTTCTTCGTGCGCCGCAACGGCCTGCTGTTCGCTACGCCGCTGGTGCTGGTGCTAATCCTGGTGGAACTGAGTGACGTGATCTTTGCGGTCGATAGCATCCCGGCAATTTTCGCCGTGACCACGGATCCGTTTATCGTTCTGACCTCTAACCTGTTCGCCATCATGGGCCTGCGCGCCATGTACTTCTTGCTGGCTAACGTGGCTGAGCGTTTCTCGATGCTGAAATACGGCCTGTCGATTATCCTGATGTTTATCGGCGTCAAGATGTTGATTATCGACTTCTTCCATATCCCGATCGGCGTTTCGCTCGGCGTGGTGGCCGGTATCCTGACGTTAACGTTGGTGATCAACGCCTGGGTTAACCGTCGTAACGACCGTCTGGCCAATCATAAAGCACCATAA
- a CDS encoding UxaA family hydrolase, translating to MQSMVKIHSLDNVAVALRDLAADETLMLDGTAIRLAQPVARGHKFALRPIAAGEAIIKYGLPIGHALETIASGVHIHSQNAKTNLSDLDSYQYQPQFPVLPPQAADREVQLYRRSSGEVGIRNELWIIPTVGCVNGIARQIQQRFLKETQDAQEIDGVHLFSHPFGCSQLGQDHENTRTMLQNMVRHPNAGAVLVIGLGCENNQVDVFRSTLGAVDDQRVRFMVCQQQDDEVEAGLEQLHALYQVMRDDRRQPGKLSELKFGLECGGSDGLSGITANPLLGRFSDYLIANGGTTVLTEVPEMFGAERILMSRCRDRATFDKTVSMVNDFKQYFIAHNQPIYENPSPGNKAGGITTLEEKSLGCTQKAGHSQVVDVLKYGERLRQPGLNLLSAPGNDAVATSALAGAGCHMVLFSTGRGTPYGGFVPTVKLATNSELAAKKPHWIDFDAGRLIHGTPMESLLEQFVDLIVAIANGQPARNETNDFRELAIFKSGVTL from the coding sequence ATGCAAAGCATGGTAAAAATTCATTCGCTGGATAATGTCGCGGTGGCACTGCGCGATCTGGCGGCCGATGAAACATTGATGCTGGACGGCACGGCAATTCGACTTGCGCAGCCGGTAGCGCGCGGGCATAAGTTTGCGCTACGGCCGATTGCCGCCGGTGAGGCAATCATCAAATATGGTCTGCCGATCGGCCATGCGCTGGAGACGATTGCTTCCGGTGTACATATTCACTCGCAAAATGCCAAAACCAACCTGAGTGACCTGGACAGCTATCAGTATCAGCCGCAATTTCCCGTATTACCGCCGCAGGCTGCGGATCGGGAAGTGCAGCTTTATCGCCGCAGCAGCGGGGAAGTGGGGATCCGCAACGAGCTGTGGATCATACCGACCGTTGGCTGTGTCAACGGCATTGCCCGACAGATCCAGCAGCGCTTTTTGAAGGAAACCCAGGATGCGCAGGAGATCGACGGCGTGCACCTGTTCAGTCATCCGTTTGGCTGCTCCCAACTGGGGCAAGATCATGAGAACACCCGCACTATGCTGCAAAACATGGTGCGCCATCCCAATGCCGGCGCGGTGTTGGTGATTGGCTTGGGGTGCGAGAATAATCAGGTGGATGTTTTCCGCAGTACCCTGGGTGCGGTTGATGATCAGCGGGTGCGCTTTATGGTCTGTCAGCAACAGGACGATGAGGTAGAGGCTGGGTTGGAACAGCTACATGCGCTGTACCAGGTGATGCGCGATGATCGCCGTCAACCGGGCAAGCTGAGTGAATTGAAATTCGGGCTGGAGTGCGGCGGGTCTGACGGGCTGTCCGGCATCACCGCCAATCCGCTGCTGGGGCGTTTTTCCGACTATCTGATTGCTAACGGCGGCACGACGGTACTGACCGAAGTGCCGGAGATGTTTGGCGCCGAAAGGATCCTGATGAGCCGCTGTCGCGATCGTGCGACGTTCGACAAGACCGTCAGCATGGTTAACGACTTTAAACAGTATTTTATTGCCCATAACCAGCCGATTTATGAAAACCCTTCGCCGGGCAACAAAGCTGGCGGGATCACCACGCTGGAGGAGAAATCGCTCGGCTGCACGCAGAAAGCCGGGCACAGCCAGGTGGTGGACGTGCTCAAATATGGCGAACGGCTGCGGCAACCCGGTTTAAACCTGCTGAGTGCGCCAGGCAATGACGCGGTAGCGACCAGCGCGCTGGCTGGCGCCGGCTGCCATATGGTGTTGTTCAGCACCGGGCGCGGTACGCCCTATGGCGGTTTCGTACCGACGGTGAAGCTGGCGACCAACAGCGAACTGGCGGCGAAGAAGCCGCACTGGATCGACTTCGATGCCGGTCGACTGATCCACGGCACCCCGATGGAAAGTCTGCTGGAGCAGTTTGTCGATCTGATTGTGGCGATTGCCAATGGTCAGCCAGCACGCAACGAAACCAATGATTTCCGTGAGTTGGCGATTTTTAAGAGTGGAGTGACATTGTAA
- the uxaC gene encoding glucuronate isomerase, with translation MATFLNEDFLLGSEFARRLYHDYAAEQPIFDYHCHLPPEQIAENTRFKNLYEIWLKGDHYKWRAMRTNGVAERLCTGDAGDREKFDAWAATVPHTLGNPLYHWTHLELRRPFGITDTLLSPATADDIWQRGNALLAQDDFRARGIMQQMNVKMVGTTDDPVDDLRHHKAIAADSSFDIKVLPSWRPDKAFNIDAPGFNDYLQKLEAAADIHIGRFSALCDALKKRMDHFAAHGCKVADHALDVVVYGEADEAALDAILTARLSGKLPAPEQSAQFKSAVLLFLAAEYQRREWVQQYHIGALRNNNSRMLASVGPDIGFDSINDRPLAEPLSRLLDAQARQGGLPKTILYCLNPRDNEVIATMVGNFQGEGTPGKMQFGSGWWFNDQKDGMQRQMTQLAQLGLLSRFVGMLTDSRSFLSYTRHEYFRRILCQMMGRWVADGEAPADIALLGEMVKNICFDNAKNYFAIELA, from the coding sequence ATGGCGACGTTTTTAAACGAAGATTTCTTGCTGGGCAGCGAATTCGCCCGGCGTTTGTATCATGACTATGCGGCGGAGCAACCGATCTTTGACTATCACTGTCATCTGCCGCCGGAACAGATCGCCGAGAACACCCGTTTTAAAAATTTATACGAAATCTGGCTTAAGGGTGACCACTACAAATGGCGGGCGATGCGCACCAACGGGGTGGCAGAACGGCTGTGTACCGGCGATGCCGGCGATCGTGAAAAATTCGATGCCTGGGCTGCCACCGTACCGCATACCCTGGGTAACCCACTTTATCACTGGACCCACCTGGAGCTGCGTCGTCCGTTCGGTATCACCGACACGCTGCTTTCCCCGGCGACGGCGGACGATATCTGGCAGCGCGGCAATGCCCTGTTGGCGCAGGACGATTTCAGGGCGCGCGGCATCATGCAGCAGATGAATGTGAAGATGGTCGGCACCACTGACGATCCTGTCGACGATCTGCGCCACCATAAAGCCATTGCCGCCGACAGCAGTTTCGATATCAAGGTGTTGCCAAGCTGGCGACCGGACAAGGCGTTTAATATCGATGCGCCGGGCTTCAATGACTATCTGCAAAAGCTGGAAGCGGCAGCCGATATTCATATCGGTCGATTCAGCGCGCTGTGTGACGCGTTGAAAAAGCGCATGGATCATTTTGCTGCCCATGGCTGCAAGGTGGCTGACCATGCGTTGGACGTGGTGGTTTATGGAGAGGCGGATGAAGCTGCACTGGATGCGATTTTAACGGCGCGCCTGAGCGGCAAGCTACCTGCGCCAGAGCAGAGTGCCCAATTCAAAAGTGCGGTGCTGCTGTTCCTGGCGGCAGAATATCAACGCCGTGAATGGGTGCAGCAATATCACATCGGCGCGCTGCGCAATAATAACAGCCGCATGCTGGCCAGCGTCGGCCCGGATATCGGCTTTGATTCGATAAATGACCGACCGCTGGCGGAGCCACTTTCACGCCTGCTGGATGCCCAGGCGCGTCAGGGGGGCCTGCCGAAGACCATCCTGTACTGCCTCAACCCGCGTGACAATGAAGTGATCGCCACCATGGTCGGTAACTTCCAGGGAGAGGGTACGCCGGGCAAGATGCAGTTCGGTTCCGGCTGGTGGTTCAACGATCAGAAAGACGGCATGCAACGTCAGATGACGCAATTGGCGCAGCTCGGCTTGTTGAGCCGCTTTGTCGGTATGCTGACCGACAGTCGTAGCTTCCTGTCTTATACCCGCCATGAATACTTCCGCCGCATCCTTTGCCAGATGATGGGACGTTGGGTGGCAGACGGCGAGGCACCGGCAGATATCGCGCTGCTGGGCGAGATGGTGAAAAACATCTGCTTCGACAATGCCAAGAACTATTTCGCCATTGAACTGGCGTAG
- a CDS encoding MFS transporter, whose protein sequence is MRKIKGLRWYMIGLVTIGTVLGYLTRNAIAVAAPTLEDTLHITTQQYSYIVAAYSACYTLMQPVAGYVLDVLGTKVGYAMFAILWALFCMGTALANSWGGLALARGAVGMAEAAMIPAGLKASSEWFPAKERSIAVGYFNVGSSIGGMLAPPLVVWAIVAHSWEMAFIITGVLSLIWAVCWLIFYKHPKDQKKLSDEEREYILGGQEAQHQTGNAKKMSAWQIVRNRQFWGIALPRFLAEPAWGTFNAWIPLFMFKAYGFNLKEIAMFAWMPMLFADLGCIVGGYLPPFFQKHFKVNLIVSRKLVVTLGAVLMIGPGMIGLFTSPYAAIALLCVGGFAHQALSGALITLSSDVFGRNEVATANGLTGMAAWTASTLFALVVGALADTLGFSPLFAALSVFDILGAIVIWTVLQNRPATQSEEAVLDPSPARH, encoded by the coding sequence ATGCGTAAAATTAAAGGGTTACGCTGGTACATGATCGGACTGGTGACCATCGGCACCGTGCTGGGTTACCTGACGCGTAACGCCATCGCCGTCGCCGCGCCCACGCTGGAAGACACCTTACACATCACCACGCAGCAGTATTCTTACATCGTTGCGGCCTATTCTGCCTGCTATACCCTGATGCAACCGGTGGCGGGATATGTGCTGGACGTCTTGGGTACCAAGGTCGGATACGCCATGTTCGCCATCCTGTGGGCGCTGTTTTGCATGGGCACGGCTCTGGCCAACAGTTGGGGCGGGCTGGCATTGGCGCGCGGGGCTGTGGGCATGGCGGAGGCGGCAATGATCCCCGCCGGGCTGAAGGCCAGCAGTGAGTGGTTCCCGGCCAAAGAACGTTCCATCGCCGTGGGTTACTTCAACGTCGGCTCGTCGATAGGCGGCATGCTGGCGCCGCCGCTGGTGGTCTGGGCAATCGTCGCGCACAGTTGGGAAATGGCGTTCATCATCACCGGCGTGCTGAGCCTGATCTGGGCTGTCTGCTGGCTGATTTTCTATAAGCACCCGAAAGACCAGAAGAAACTCAGCGACGAAGAGCGCGAGTACATTCTGGGTGGGCAGGAAGCACAGCACCAAACCGGCAACGCCAAGAAAATGTCCGCCTGGCAGATTGTTCGCAACCGCCAGTTCTGGGGCATCGCGCTGCCGCGCTTTCTGGCAGAACCGGCCTGGGGCACCTTCAATGCCTGGATCCCGTTATTCATGTTCAAAGCCTACGGCTTCAACCTGAAAGAGATCGCCATGTTCGCCTGGATGCCGATGCTGTTCGCCGATCTGGGCTGTATCGTCGGCGGTTACCTGCCACCGTTTTTCCAGAAACACTTTAAAGTGAACCTGATTGTTTCACGTAAGCTGGTGGTTACCTTGGGTGCTGTGCTGATGATTGGCCCTGGCATGATAGGCCTGTTTACCAGCCCCTATGCGGCTATCGCGCTGCTGTGCGTCGGTGGCTTTGCCCATCAGGCGCTGTCTGGTGCACTGATTACCCTGTCTTCTGACGTCTTCGGTCGCAACGAGGTGGCCACCGCCAACGGCCTGACCGGCATGGCGGCCTGGACCGCCAGTACCCTGTTTGCCCTGGTGGTCGGCGCCCTGGCGGACACACTGGGCTTCAGCCCACTGTTTGCCGCACTGTCGGTATTCGATATTCTCGGCGCCATCGTTATCTGGACCGTCCTGCAAAATCGCCCCGCTACGCAATCCGAAGAGGCAGTATTGGACCCCTCCCCCGCGCGCCATTAA
- the sstT gene encoding serine/threonine transporter SstT, translating to MQNLLHRIVQGSLVKQIMIGLVAGIIVALISPAAASAVGLLGALFVGALKAVAPVLVLVLVMASIANHKHGQKTNIRPILFLYLLGTFAAALVAVVVSFMFPSNLALVTGNADINPPGGIIEVLKGLLMSVVANPFHALINANYIGILAWAVGLGLALRHASETTKSLINDMSHAVTLVVRAVIRCAPLGIFGLVASTLADTGFGALWGYAQLLVVLIGCMLLVALVLNPLIVYWKIRRNPYPLVFACLRESGVTAFFTRSSAANIPVNMELCKKLNLNEDTYSVSIPLGATINMAGAAITITVLTLAAVHTLGIPVDVPTALLLSVVAAICACGASGVAGGSLLLIPLACNMFGIPNDVAMQVVAVGFIIGVLQDSAETALNSSTDVLFTAAACQAEDQRLADEDPLKVR from the coding sequence ATGCAAAACTTACTACACAGGATCGTACAGGGCAGCCTGGTTAAACAAATCATGATCGGCCTGGTGGCCGGGATTATCGTGGCGTTAATCTCACCGGCAGCAGCTTCTGCGGTGGGCCTGCTTGGCGCCCTGTTCGTCGGGGCACTAAAAGCGGTAGCGCCGGTATTGGTGCTGGTGTTGGTCATGGCCTCAATCGCCAACCACAAGCACGGGCAAAAAACCAATATCCGCCCGATCCTGTTCCTCTACCTGCTGGGGACCTTCGCCGCGGCGTTGGTGGCGGTGGTGGTCAGCTTTATGTTCCCGTCCAACCTGGCGCTGGTGACCGGCAATGCGGATATCAACCCGCCGGGCGGCATTATTGAGGTGCTGAAAGGCCTGCTGATGAGCGTGGTCGCCAACCCGTTCCATGCGCTGATTAACGCCAACTATATCGGCATTCTGGCCTGGGCCGTGGGCCTGGGGCTGGCGCTGCGCCACGCCTCTGAAACCACCAAATCGCTGATTAACGATATGTCACATGCGGTCACCCTGGTGGTACGCGCGGTGATCCGCTGCGCTCCACTCGGTATTTTCGGTCTGGTGGCCTCGACGCTGGCGGATACCGGTTTCGGGGCGCTTTGGGGCTATGCGCAACTGCTGGTGGTGCTGATCGGCTGTATGCTGTTGGTGGCGCTGGTGCTGAACCCGCTGATCGTTTACTGGAAAATCCGTCGCAACCCTTATCCGCTGGTGTTTGCCTGCCTGCGCGAAAGCGGCGTGACCGCCTTCTTCACCCGCAGCTCAGCCGCCAACATCCCGGTGAATATGGAGCTGTGCAAAAAGCTGAATCTGAACGAAGACACCTATTCGGTTTCCATCCCGCTGGGTGCCACCATCAACATGGCTGGCGCCGCCATCACCATTACCGTGCTGACGCTGGCGGCGGTGCATACTCTGGGGATCCCGGTTGATGTGCCCACGGCGTTGCTGCTCAGCGTCGTCGCGGCTATCTGTGCCTGCGGCGCTTCCGGCGTGGCAGGCGGTTCACTGCTGCTGATCCCATTAGCCTGCAACATGTTCGGCATTCCGAACGACGTGGCAATGCAGGTGGTGGCAGTCGGCTTTATCATCGGCGTACTGCAAGACTCCGCCGAAACCGCGCTGAACTCCTCGACCGACGTGCTGTTCACCGCAGCTGCCTGTCAGGCGGAAGATCAGCGTTTAGCGGATGAAGACCCGCTGAAAGTGCGTTAA
- a CDS encoding Gfo/Idh/MocA family protein → MIRFAVVGTNWITERFIDAAHESGKLKLTAVYSRRLEKAQEFGANYHVSLFFDSLEALAQSDAIDAVYIASPNALHCQQSLLFLSHKKHVICEKPLVSNLREAEKLVACARENQVVLFEAFKSAHLPNFLALQQALPQIGRLRKAFLNYCQYSSRYPRYLAGENPNTFNPQFSNGSIMDIGYYCLASAVTLFGEPKSVIASAALLDTGVDAHGTACLNYGDFDVTLSHSKVSNSDIPSEIQGEEGTLVIEKISECQGVVLTPRGGHRQDLTRPQHINTMLYEAQVFADLVEKRQVEHPGLENSLIIARLLTEIRRQTGVVFPADGE, encoded by the coding sequence ATGATTCGCTTTGCCGTTGTGGGCACCAACTGGATTACGGAACGCTTTATCGACGCCGCGCACGAAAGCGGCAAGCTGAAATTGACCGCCGTCTATTCGCGCAGGCTGGAAAAAGCGCAGGAATTTGGCGCCAACTACCACGTCAGCCTGTTTTTCGATTCCCTTGAAGCATTGGCCCAATCTGATGCCATCGATGCGGTTTACATCGCCAGCCCCAACGCCCTTCACTGCCAACAATCGCTGCTGTTCCTCAGCCATAAAAAGCATGTGATTTGCGAAAAGCCGCTGGTGTCCAACCTGCGTGAAGCCGAAAAGCTGGTAGCCTGCGCGCGTGAAAATCAGGTGGTGCTGTTCGAAGCTTTCAAAAGCGCTCATCTGCCGAATTTCCTGGCCCTGCAACAGGCGTTGCCGCAAATCGGCAGGTTGCGCAAAGCCTTCCTCAACTACTGCCAATACTCGTCACGCTACCCGCGCTATCTGGCCGGCGAGAATCCGAACACCTTCAATCCGCAGTTTTCCAACGGTTCAATCATGGACATTGGCTATTACTGCCTGGCCAGCGCCGTAACCCTGTTCGGCGAACCGAAATCGGTGATTGCCAGCGCGGCGCTGCTGGATACCGGTGTGGATGCCCACGGTACCGCTTGCCTCAACTACGGCGATTTCGACGTCACCCTCTCCCACTCCAAGGTCAGCAACTCGGACATTCCCAGTGAGATCCAGGGCGAAGAAGGAACGCTGGTGATTGAGAAAATTTCTGAGTGTCAGGGCGTGGTGCTGACCCCACGCGGCGGCCATCGTCAGGATCTGACCCGTCCTCAGCACATCAATACCATGCTGTATGAAGCACAGGTGTTCGCCGATCTGGTGGAAAAACGGCAGGTGGAACACCCGGGACTGGAGAATTCGCTGATTATCGCCCGCCTGCTGACCGAAATTCGCCGCCAGACCGGCGTGGTCTTCCCTGCCGACGGAGAGTGA
- a CDS encoding HigA family addiction module antitoxin, with product MLETTSRKPTTVGEVLQEEYLTPLGIGQEDLAKVLGVTRATVNRLCNGHRRLSVAEANLFADLFETTADFWLNLQAAHDRWEARQANVQRERLRPIMEILGRNITHA from the coding sequence ATGTTAGAGACTACAAGCCGGAAACCCACTACGGTGGGGGAAGTGCTGCAAGAGGAGTATTTAACACCGCTGGGCATTGGGCAGGAGGATCTTGCAAAGGTCTTGGGTGTCACCCGTGCCACGGTAAATCGCTTGTGCAATGGACATCGTCGTCTAAGCGTTGCGGAAGCGAACTTGTTCGCCGATCTGTTCGAAACCACCGCCGATTTCTGGCTAAACCTGCAAGCGGCCCACGACCGTTGGGAAGCCCGACAGGCCAATGTACAGCGCGAGCGTCTGCGTCCGATTATGGAAATATTGGGGCGTAATATTACTCATGCGTGA
- a CDS encoding glutamine amidotransferase, with translation MKPLLLMQTGDAPEVIRREKANFDGMFLQQGNIDADRVQIVHLPAGEQPLPPQNYAGVVITGSPAMVTERLPWSEQAAEWLRQAMQIQLPIFGACYGHQLLAYALGGEVGYHPQGMEVGTLDVELLPAAANDRRMAMLPPRFKANLIHSQSVLTPPAGAVPLARSQQDAYQILSYGDRVLTTQFHPEFNGAVMHQYLSWLGELYPEQQAAYQLKQQQVSDTPFSRLLLQGFVVSLGAQKALAG, from the coding sequence ATGAAACCCTTATTACTGATGCAAACCGGCGATGCCCCAGAGGTTATCCGTCGGGAAAAGGCCAACTTCGACGGCATGTTCTTGCAACAGGGGAACATTGATGCCGATCGCGTGCAGATCGTGCACCTTCCCGCAGGCGAGCAGCCGCTGCCGCCGCAAAATTACGCCGGCGTGGTGATCACCGGTTCACCGGCGATGGTGACCGAACGGCTGCCGTGGAGCGAGCAAGCCGCCGAGTGGCTGCGCCAGGCGATGCAGATCCAACTGCCGATCTTCGGTGCCTGCTACGGGCACCAGCTATTGGCCTATGCGCTTGGCGGTGAAGTCGGTTATCACCCGCAGGGTATGGAAGTCGGTACATTGGACGTCGAATTGCTGCCCGCCGCCGCCAACGACCGGCGAATGGCGATGTTACCGCCGCGCTTCAAGGCCAATCTGATCCACTCGCAGAGCGTGTTGACGCCCCCCGCCGGCGCAGTGCCGCTGGCCCGGTCGCAACAGGATGCCTATCAGATCCTCAGTTATGGCGATCGCGTGCTGACGACCCAGTTCCATCCGGAATTTAACGGCGCGGTGATGCACCAGTATCTGAGCTGGCTCGGTGAGCTGTATCCAGAGCAGCAGGCAGCGTATCAGCTTAAGCAACAGCAGGTTAGCGATACGCCGTTCAGTCGGCTGCTGCTGCAGGGATTTGTCGTCAGCCTCGGCGCGCAAAAAGCCCTGGCCGGGTAA
- a CDS encoding M48 metallopeptidase family protein: MREIELTYLQGYPEHLQSQVQQLIDQRRLGDVLLQRYPQVHDCTTDKSLYQFTVDLKNQYLRNAQPLSKVAYDGKIQVMKHALGMHTAISRVQGGKLKAKAEIRVATVFKLAPEPFLRMIVVHELAHLKEKDHNKAFYSLCCHMEPNYHQLEFDTRLYLTHLSVFGDLYA, from the coding sequence ATGCGTGAAATCGAACTGACCTACCTGCAGGGCTACCCTGAACATCTGCAAAGCCAGGTGCAGCAGTTGATCGACCAACGACGCCTGGGGGATGTGCTGTTGCAGCGCTATCCGCAAGTGCATGACTGCACTACCGACAAGTCGCTTTATCAGTTTACCGTCGATCTGAAAAACCAGTATTTGCGCAACGCTCAACCGCTGAGCAAGGTGGCTTACGACGGTAAAATTCAGGTGATGAAACACGCGCTGGGCATGCACACCGCCATTTCCCGCGTGCAGGGTGGCAAACTGAAGGCCAAGGCGGAAATCCGCGTGGCGACGGTCTTCAAGCTGGCGCCTGAGCCGTTTTTGCGCATGATCGTGGTACATGAGTTGGCGCATCTGAAAGAGAAAGACCACAACAAGGCCTTCTACAGCCTGTGCTGCCATATGGAACCCAATTACCATCAGTTGGAGTTCGACACCCGGCTGTATCTGACCCACCTCTCCGTGTTTGGCGATCTGTATGCATAG